A region of the Halorussus salilacus genome:
GTATCGCTCCTGGTCGGTGAGCAGGAGGACGACGTTCGGGTCGCGGTTTCTCATGGCGAGACCACTCCGTCGTAGCCGTTATACCTTGCCCCGCTCGCACGCCGGTCCGGAGGCCCCGTCGGCGTCGGCGGTTCGAAATCTCGGTTCGAACCGCCGAACGAGGAAAATTTCACCGGTGCTTTTAAATCAATTGTCTTTCCATTGGTAGGTGTGCCAGTCATGAGTACCGTTATCACTTCGCGCACGGACGCGGGAACCGGGCGGCGTTCGGTGACCGGAGGCGGTCGGGCATGAGCGGAGACGAGTCCGAAGGGCCGGTAGACCCCCACGGTCCGGCGACCGACCCGGACCCCGACGACCCCGAGGCCGCGAGCTTCGTCGAGTACGGCATCGAGGACAAACCGCCGCTGGGCGAGTCCACCCTGCTGGGCTTCCAGCACTACCTGACGATGATCGGCGCGACGGTCGCCATCCCCCTCGCGCTCGCTACCACGATGGGGATGCCCGACGAACAGGTCGGCCGACTCATCGGGACCTTCTTCGTGGTCTCGGGCATCGCCACCCTCGCCCAGACCACCATCGGGAACCGGTATCCCATCGTACAGGGCGGGACGTTCTCGATGCTCGCCCCGGCCATCGCCATCATCGGCGTCATCGGCGCGAACGGACTGGGCTGGGAGATCATGATACGCGAGCTGATGGGCGCGGTCATCGTGGCCGGAGTGGTCGAGGTGCTCATCGGCTACTTCGGCGTGATGGGCGCGCTCAAGCGCTACATGAGCCCGGTGGTCATCGCGCCGGTCATCGCGCTCATCGGTCTCGCGCTGTTCAACTCCCCCCAGATTTCGACCGCGGAGGGCCAGAACTGGTGGTTGCTCGGACTGACGCTCGTGCTCATCGTGGCGTTCTCCCAGTACCTCGACAAGTACCACCGGACGTTCCGGCTCTACCCGGTCCTGCTGGGCATCGGCACGGCGTGGGTCATCGCGGCGGTACTGTCGGTGACCGGGTTCTACGCCGCCGACTCGGCGAGCTACGTCGACCTCGCGGCGGTCGCGAGCGCGCCCGCGGTCCAGCCCATCTACCCCTTCCAGTGGGGGATGCCGCTGTTCACGCCGGGGTTCATCATCGGGATGATAGCCGGGATGCTGGCGTCGGCCATCGAGAGCTTCGGCGACTACCACGCGGTCGCCCGGATGGCCGGGAAGGGCGCGCCCTCGAAGAAGCGCATCGACCACGGCATCGGCATGGAGGGGCTCGGCAACGCGTTCGCCGGAATCATGGGCACCGGCAACGGCTCGACCTCCTACACCGAGAACGTGGGTGCCATCGGCATCACGGGCGTCGCGAGCAGGCATGTGGTCCAGATCGGGGCCATCGTGATGCTGGTCGCGGGCTACGTCGGCTACGTCGGCCAGCTGTTCGCCACGATTCCGAACCCCATCGTCGGCGGGCTCTACATCGCCATGTTCGGCCAGATCGCGGCGGTCGGGCTCTCCCAGCTCAAGTTCGTCGACCTCGACAGCAACCGGAACGTGTTCATCGTCGGCCTCGCGCTGTTCGCGGGCCTCGCCATCCCGTCGTACATGGGCAACGTCGAGGGCGGCGCGGCCGGGTTCCAGGAGGGACTCGCCGCGGTTCCGGCGCTCGGTCCCATCCTCGGCACCGAGGTCGTCGCGACCACCGTCTTCGTCATCGGCTCGACCGGGATGGCGGTCGGCGGCATCATCGCGTTCTTCCTCGACAACACCGTCGAGGGCACGCCCGAGGAGCGCGGCGTGACCGAACTCGAAGCGATGTCCGAGGACGAGGGCGACTTCCAGTCGTTCTGGGACCGCGTCGGCGGGCCCGATTCCGAGGACCGCGCCGGGCGCGCCGACTGAGCCCGGCCGCGACCCCGAATCCGACCGACCGCTTTATCACGACCGACTGCCAACGATTCGCCCGATGACCGACGTGACGGACGCGCTCGCCGACGGCGAGCGCGTGCGCGACCGCTTCCCGCTCCGGACCGGCGGGTCGGTCGCGCTGACGGACGACGGCCTGCTCGTCGCGACCGGCGACTCGGTGATTCGCATCGACCGCGACGACATCGCCGAGATAACGGTCGAGGACTTCGACTGGTTCGTCGGCCTGCTGAGCGTCGTCCTCGTGGGGTGGGGGCTCTACTCCACCCGGCGGGACCTCCTGCTCGGCCTCGGGTTCGCGGCGTTCGGCGCGGCGAGCTGCTACTGGACGTATCGAAAGCGCGGAAAGGCCCGCATCAAGGTGGCCGGGCGGCCCAAGCCGGTGTCGGTGTTCCCCGCCGACCCCGGGGCGTTCACCGACGCGATGGAGGCCGAGGTGGCCGTGGACTCGGACTAGGACCGCTCGATTCTGTCCCGGTCGGTGGCGCTGTCGACGGGAATCGGCCGGTGACACGGGCCACAGGTGGGACTTCCGAAAGACTGCGCTTCGTCGTCGCGCCGTCGGCGCGACTGCTCGGAAGAGCTCCGCTCTTCCGGCGCTTGTCTTTCGACTTCCCACTCGCTCCGCTCGCGGGAATGAAAGGGGCCGCCCGGTCGCGGGCCTGCGGCCCGCGACCGGGCGGGGGCTTTCTGAGACGGCTTCCCTACGGTCGTTCCAGCGATTGCCGTCCAGAACGCGAAACTCTCGCCCGTATCTCGGAGGGGATAGCTCTAAGTCGCGCTAGTCTGATATGAGGTGTGTTATGGAAGGACAAGCAGACCTGCGGGTCGTGAACGCCCGCGTCGTCACGCCGAGCGGAAGCATCGACGGCGGGGTCGCGGCCCGAGACGGCGAAATCGTCGCGGTCGGTGCCGACCGCAACCTCCCGGACGCCGACCGGACCGTCGACGCGGAGGGCAACTACCTGATTCCGGGCTTCGTCGACCCCCACGTCCACTGGGGGCTATCCCGGTACGAGTACGACTACCACGAGGGGCTGGCCCACGACTTCGAGACCGAGACCCGCGGGGCGGTCCACGGCGGCGTCACGACGGTGGTGAACTTCCTGCTCCAGCCCGACCCCTACCTGCCCGACATGGACTTCTTCCGCGAAGTCGGCCGGGAGAACTCCTACATCGACTTCGCGTACCACGCCATCGTCCATCAGGACCACCACGTCGAGGAGATAGCGGGGCTGGCCGAGGAGGGCGTCCGGTCGTTCAAGGTGTTCTTCAACTGGTACAAGCACGCCTCGCCCGAACTCGGCATCGACCACTCGGACGCCGGGCGCGTGTACAAGGTACTGGACAAGGTCTCGGAAATCAACGGCGGCGTCGTGATGTTCCACGCCGAGAACGAGGACCTCGCGGTCGAGCGCCGGAGGGAATTGCAGGAGGACGGCCGCAACGACCTCGAAGCGTGGTCCGAGAGCGCGCCCAACATCTGCGAGGCGATGCAGATCGAGCAGATCGGCAGGCTGACCGAGTACACCGACTCCAGAGCGTACGTCGTCCACATGTCCACCGGCGAGGGCGTCGACATCTGCGAGCGATTCCAGGAGCGGGGCGTCAACCTCCACGCCGAGACCCTGCCCGCGTTCCTCGCCCACACCAAGGACGAGGCGGAACTGGGCGTCTGGGGCAAGATCTCGCCGCCGCTCCGGGGCGAGGCGAGCAAAAAGCGCCTCTGGGAGGGGCTTCGAAACGGCACGGTCGAGTATCTGGGCACCGACCACTGTCCGCACAAGATCGAGTTCAAGGAGAAGGGCGAGGGCAAACACGGCGACATCTGGGAGGCCATCCCGGGCGACAACAACGGCATCGAGTACTTCCTCCCGGTGATGATGCACGAGGGCGTGAACAAGAACCGCATCTCGATGGAGCGACTCGTGGAGGTCGCCTGCGAGAACAACGCCAAGCGCTGGGGGCTCTACCCCCGGAAGGGGGCGCTCGCGGAAGGTTCGGACGCCGACATGGTGGTCGTGGACCTAGAGAAGTCGGCGGTCGTGGACGACGACTTCTACCACACGATGGAACCCAGATATTCGACCTTCCACGGGCAGGAACTCACCGGCCTGCCGACCCACACCATCGTCGGCGGCGAGGTCGTGGTCGAGGACGGGCAACTGCAGGTCGAGAAGGGCGGTCGGGAGTTCCTGGCGCGCGGGCCGGAGGGCGTGGTCCGGAGCCGACGAGACTCTCCGACTACGTAACTTCGACCCGTTCGCCAACCGAATCGAAGACCGCGGGCACGAACTCCTCGCCGAGCGGCGAGGAGTTCGTACACCCGACTGCGGCCGTGGCGGAACTTCCCGACGAGTTCCCGCCGACCGAAGAGGTCGAAGGGCAGACCACCGCGGGATTCATGTCGCTCGCGCCCAACAACGTGTTGATGAGTTCGTCACCACCCGGCCCGAAGGGCGAACCGCTGTTCGGTAGCAGTCGTCGGTACGCCCGCGACCCGTTCCGGTTCCTGTCGGCCTGCGAGCAGGCGTACGGCGACGTGGTCCAGTTCGACCTCGGCCCGATTCCGACCTACCTGTTGACCGACCCGGCCGACGTAGAGCGAGTGCTGGTCTCGGAGGCCGACCGGTATCGCAAGCCGGACTTCCAGGACGACGCGCTCGGCGACCTGCTGGGGAAGGGACTCCTGCTCAGCGAGGGCCAGACGTGGCGCGAGCAACGCGAACTCGCGAATCCGGCGTTCTCACCGGGTCGCGTGACGGGGTTCGTCGACGACATCGTGAGCCACAGCGACGACCTGCTGGCCGACTGGGCCGACGGCGCGCAGGTCGACGTAGAGCGCGACATGACCGAGGTGACGCTCGCGGTCATCGTGGACCTCATGCTCGGCACCGACCTGAACGACCGCCGAGTCCGGACCATCCGGGAGGCGCTGGAACCGCTCGGGGCGCGCTTCGAACCGGACCCGGTCCGGTTCGCCGCCCCGCAGTGGTTGCCGATGCCCGGCGACGGCGAGTACCGGAGCGCGGTCGAGACGATGGAGACCGTCATCGACGACATCGTGGCCGAGCGCCGGGGCACCCACGGCGACCCCGAGAGCGACGAGGGGCCCGACGACCTGCTCTCGATTCTATTGCGCGCGCGGGACCGCGGCGAGCAGTCGGACACCCAGATTCGCGACGAGGTGATGACGATGCTGTTGGCGGGCCACGACACCACCGCGCTCACCCTGACCTACGCGTGGTACCTGCTGTCTCAGCATCCCGACGCCGAGCGGCGAGTCCACGACGAACTCGACGATGTCCTCGGCGGCGACCCGCCGACGATGGCCGACGTTCGACGGCTCGACTACGTCGAGCGCGTCGTCGACGAGGCGATGCGCCTCTACCCGCCGGTGTACACGATGTTCCGGGAGCCGAAGACGGACGCGGAACTCGGCGGCTACCGGATTCCGGAGGGTTCGGCCATCATGCTCTCCCAGTGGGCGATGCACCGCTCGGAGCGCTACTGGGACCGCCCCGATTCGTTCGATCCCGACAGGTGGACGCGCGAGACCGACCGGCCGCGGTTCGCCTACTTCCCCTTCGGCGGCGGTCCCCGCCACTGCATCGGAAAGCACCTCGCCAAGCTGGAGGCCACGCTCATCCTCGCCCGGACAGGCCAGCGCTACCGACTCGAATACCTCGGAGACCGCGAGCCCGAACTGCTACCGTCGCTGACGATGCACCCCCGGAACGGCATGCCGATGCGGGTCCGCGAGCGGTAGCCCGCGACTCGGTCCCGCAGTAGTCGCCGAGGACCCCGAGCCGTCTTGCGCCGGGGCGTCGGTCCGGGGACGACCCACCTCCCCCTCCCGTCGAACCGCTACGCCCCCGTCGCGCCCTGCCCCTTCCCCGCCGCTTTTGGCCCCTGCCACGCAACTCCCGTTCATGCCAGACCCGGACCTCGACAGATTCACGTCCCGACGCTCCACGACGTACGCCCCGAACGGCGTGGTCGCCACGAGCCAGCCGCTCGCCGCGGAGGCGGGCGTCCAGACGCTGCGCGAGGGCGGCAACGCCTTCGACGCGGCGGTCGCCACGGCGGCGGCGCTGAACGTGGTCGAACCCACCAGCACGGGCCTCGGCGGCGACGTGTTCGCGCTCTACCGGACCGCCGACGGCGAGGTGGGCGCGATGCGGTCGTGCGGTGGCGCGCCCGCCGACGCCACCATCGAGAACGTCCGCGCGGCCCTGGCGGAGAAGGACGACATCTCCGAGTACTACCCCGACGACGGCGGCTACGCGGTCGACGACACCGAGGACGCCGGGATGCCGTTCTACGGCCCGCACGCGGTCACGGTCCCGGGAACGGCCCGCGGGTGGGAGGCCACCGTCGAGGAACTCGGTCGGCTCTCGCTCGCCGACGTTCTGGCACCCGCCATCGAGTACGCCACCGGCGGCTATCCCGTCTCGGAGGTCATCGCCTCCTACTGGTCGGGCGCAGAGGACCTGTTCACCGACGAGAACGCCCGCGAGGCGTATCTGCAGGACGGGTCGGCCCCGGAAGTCGGAGAGATGGCGACCCTCCCGCGACTCGGCGAGTCGATGCGCAAGATCGCCGAGCGGGGTGCCGACGTGGTGTACGAGGGCGAGATCGCCGAACAGATAGCGGGAGAAGTCCAGAAACACGGCGGCTTCATGACCGTCGAGGACCTCGCCGATTTCGAGCCCGAATTCATCGACCCCGTCTCGACGACGTACAACGGCGCGCAGATTTACGAGCTCCCGCCGAACAATCAGGGGCTCATCGCGCTCGAAACCCTCAACATCGCCGAGGAACTCGGCGCGGGCGAGTACCCCCTCGACTCGCCCGAGCGCGTCCACTACTTCGCGGAGGCCACGAAGCGGGCGTTCCACGACGGCCACCGACACATCACCGACCCCGAGTACGAGGAGATTCCGCCGCTCAATTCGAAGGACTACGCCGCCGAGCGCGCCGACGAGGTCGGCGAGACAGCCAGCGACGTGTCGTTCGGCGTGCCGAACGCGAACGCCGAGGACGCCGACACCGTCCTGCTCACGGCGGCCGACGACGAGGGCAACGTCGTCTCGTACATCAACTCCCGGTTCGCCGGGTTCGGGTCGGGACTCGTCGCGGGCGACACGGGCATCGCGCTCCAGAACCGCGGGGCCTCCTTCTCGCTCGACCCCGAGCATCCCAACAGCCTCGAACCCGGCAAGCGACCGTTCCACACCCTCATCCCGGCGGTCGCGAAGTTCGGCGAGGACGACTGGGCGGCGTTCGGCGTGATGGGCGGCTACATGCAACCCCAGGGCCACGTCCAAGTCATCTCGAATATCGTCGATTACGACATGCCCCTGCAGGCCGCGCTCGATTACCCGCGCTGGCGCTACCGCGAGGACGGGTCGCTCGCGGTCGAGGGGCGGATGGACGGCACCCTCCAGACGAAGCTCGCACGGATGGGCCACGACGTGCGCGTGCTTCCCCCCGTCTCGTTCGGCGGTGCGCAGGTGACGCGACTCGAAGAGACCGACGACGGCGACGTGCTCTCGGGCGCGACCGAGCCCCGGAAGGACGGCACCGCGTCGGGATACTGAGCGCTCTCGACCCACTCGTTCGCGTCTCCTTCCGGGCTACTCGTTCGCGCCCTCGCCCTCTTGGTCGCGAACTTCCCCGCCTTCCTCACCTTCCCCGCCTACCCCGCCTTCGCTGTTCGCGGTGTCACCGTCCGGCGATTCCGCGGAGCCCCGCTCCGCGGAATCGCCGTCGATGGGTATCTCGGTCGGC
Encoded here:
- a CDS encoding uracil-xanthine permease family protein is translated as MSGDESEGPVDPHGPATDPDPDDPEAASFVEYGIEDKPPLGESTLLGFQHYLTMIGATVAIPLALATTMGMPDEQVGRLIGTFFVVSGIATLAQTTIGNRYPIVQGGTFSMLAPAIAIIGVIGANGLGWEIMIRELMGAVIVAGVVEVLIGYFGVMGALKRYMSPVVIAPVIALIGLALFNSPQISTAEGQNWWLLGLTLVLIVAFSQYLDKYHRTFRLYPVLLGIGTAWVIAAVLSVTGFYAADSASYVDLAAVASAPAVQPIYPFQWGMPLFTPGFIIGMIAGMLASAIESFGDYHAVARMAGKGAPSKKRIDHGIGMEGLGNAFAGIMGTGNGSTSYTENVGAIGITGVASRHVVQIGAIVMLVAGYVGYVGQLFATIPNPIVGGLYIAMFGQIAAVGLSQLKFVDLDSNRNVFIVGLALFAGLAIPSYMGNVEGGAAGFQEGLAAVPALGPILGTEVVATTVFVIGSTGMAVGGIIAFFLDNTVEGTPEERGVTELEAMSEDEGDFQSFWDRVGGPDSEDRAGRAD
- a CDS encoding gamma-glutamyltransferase family protein codes for the protein MPDPDLDRFTSRRSTTYAPNGVVATSQPLAAEAGVQTLREGGNAFDAAVATAAALNVVEPTSTGLGGDVFALYRTADGEVGAMRSCGGAPADATIENVRAALAEKDDISEYYPDDGGYAVDDTEDAGMPFYGPHAVTVPGTARGWEATVEELGRLSLADVLAPAIEYATGGYPVSEVIASYWSGAEDLFTDENAREAYLQDGSAPEVGEMATLPRLGESMRKIAERGADVVYEGEIAEQIAGEVQKHGGFMTVEDLADFEPEFIDPVSTTYNGAQIYELPPNNQGLIALETLNIAEELGAGEYPLDSPERVHYFAEATKRAFHDGHRHITDPEYEEIPPLNSKDYAAERADEVGETASDVSFGVPNANAEDADTVLLTAADDEGNVVSYINSRFAGFGSGLVAGDTGIALQNRGASFSLDPEHPNSLEPGKRPFHTLIPAVAKFGEDDWAAFGVMGGYMQPQGHVQVISNIVDYDMPLQAALDYPRWRYREDGSLAVEGRMDGTLQTKLARMGHDVRVLPPVSFGGAQVTRLEETDDGDVLSGATEPRKDGTASGY
- a CDS encoding dihydroorotase, which gives rise to MEGQADLRVVNARVVTPSGSIDGGVAARDGEIVAVGADRNLPDADRTVDAEGNYLIPGFVDPHVHWGLSRYEYDYHEGLAHDFETETRGAVHGGVTTVVNFLLQPDPYLPDMDFFREVGRENSYIDFAYHAIVHQDHHVEEIAGLAEEGVRSFKVFFNWYKHASPELGIDHSDAGRVYKVLDKVSEINGGVVMFHAENEDLAVERRRELQEDGRNDLEAWSESAPNICEAMQIEQIGRLTEYTDSRAYVVHMSTGEGVDICERFQERGVNLHAETLPAFLAHTKDEAELGVWGKISPPLRGEASKKRLWEGLRNGTVEYLGTDHCPHKIEFKEKGEGKHGDIWEAIPGDNNGIEYFLPVMMHEGVNKNRISMERLVEVACENNAKRWGLYPRKGALAEGSDADMVVVDLEKSAVVDDDFYHTMEPRYSTFHGQELTGLPTHTIVGGEVVVEDGQLQVEKGGREFLARGPEGVVRSRRDSPTT
- a CDS encoding cytochrome P450, producing MSSSPPGPKGEPLFGSSRRYARDPFRFLSACEQAYGDVVQFDLGPIPTYLLTDPADVERVLVSEADRYRKPDFQDDALGDLLGKGLLLSEGQTWREQRELANPAFSPGRVTGFVDDIVSHSDDLLADWADGAQVDVERDMTEVTLAVIVDLMLGTDLNDRRVRTIREALEPLGARFEPDPVRFAAPQWLPMPGDGEYRSAVETMETVIDDIVAERRGTHGDPESDEGPDDLLSILLRARDRGEQSDTQIRDEVMTMLLAGHDTTALTLTYAWYLLSQHPDAERRVHDELDDVLGGDPPTMADVRRLDYVERVVDEAMRLYPPVYTMFREPKTDAELGGYRIPEGSAIMLSQWAMHRSERYWDRPDSFDPDRWTRETDRPRFAYFPFGGGPRHCIGKHLAKLEATLILARTGQRYRLEYLGDREPELLPSLTMHPRNGMPMRVRER